The Besnoitia besnoiti strain Bb-Ger1 chromosome IV, whole genome shotgun sequence genome contains a region encoding:
- a CDS encoding putative kinesin (encoded by transcript BESB_056530), translating to MERMNMSTSPSSSCLPQLGPVTLAPPSHLASVPAGGSELLPHLLPSSANSSPYMSPWDPACVLPLSHEYASHGEASEIAPAASAGPIDTGVAEDARERQNGITDASVAPSLLQRAHPLSLFAPLSRNIQVVCRLRPMTKEKGACVDPKHSERALTVPSSASGRASTNTIHARYPSSLSSTSVNSTGTGNRLAQDFVFDHVFGEDSSQASVFEKIGSQLVHAVCSGFNATILAYGQSSSGKTYTIIGDHASEEGFSDGGAAHGEGIHSIDAQQTCETSERRRRGVPGSDHGDSLGVVKGTPSLSHDGMADGSIGNERTQTRKREDGKTSGSPNVGDGDGLLPRMIQALFTWMKHHEDPRVRRRVLVAAIEIYNENVRDLIGGKCGLKIQRRKHRRKGEGCVSIVGLQEESPQSPVEAFAILDKTIKARRAGSTRMNAESSRSHFIFSLTLEETLLETGDLKVGRLTVVDLAGSERVAKTGSVGATLQEGSMINKSLTCLGKVISTLGAISERAHDTGSSGPSAALSTEGSFTGSSSAIPSAPSSSPPVSQAQQSTAASLPISSFVPYRDSKLTRVLQDALGGNSNTCLILTCSPDAVHMSESLSTLRFGQRAMCVRNTPKVNVERAHDENDVPAIKKHQQIILEYEKFTAHLMTWAHEILLNLVQSQISQGAPYPAYTAVHDGHAPPGLSLSPLSSPLHASSSRDFKESPQQAQGLCRLPSSRNKTQGHTIAASGAEHLKDNGRSSFEKTATDARSSRESLFSALESILSAMPSAPESLMLARPQKADFLSKIKQNVIDLLTMREHDEDEMHDRTGGRHPKNTAMELQKVEGEPKLALRVQRTEMSRVSPQPRKKTTTTEKKALASGLANGVNEKHKACPWTMPTLHAHLLHVHGTHAEVVTATKYHCLQQVLKMIPHICCHEFRANSKPIDAYAGLFGVHTTQTGLHLPLL from the exons ATGGAACGCATGAATATGAGCACAtctccctcttcgtcctgcCTCCCCCAGCTTGGGCCTGTCACTCTTGCTCCTCCGTCTCATCTCGCTTCGGTTCCCGCAGGGGGGTCCGAACTTCTTCCACATCTTCTGCCTTCATCCGCCAATTCGTCACCGTATATGTCACCTTGGGACCCCGCGTGCGTTCTGCCTCTTTCTCACGAGTACGCTAGTCATGGTGAGGCTTCAGAGATcgcccctgcggcgtccgccggcCCTATTGACACTGGCGTGGCGGAGGACGCCCGGGAGCGCCAAAATGGCATTACCGATGCTTCAGTGGCTCCCAGTTTACTTCAAAGGGCACACCCGCTTTCCCTTTTTGCTCCCCTCAGCAGGAACATTCAAGTCGTTTGTCGGCTGAGGCCAATGACAAAGGAGAAAGGGGCATGTGTAGACCCTAAGCACTCCGAGAGGGCCCTCACGGTGCCTTCGAGCGCCAGTGGCCGTGCCTCCACGAACACAATACACGCCCGTTATCCCTCTAGTCTCTCTTCTACGTCTGTCAATTCCACTGGTACAGGCAATAGACTAGCACAGGATTTCGTTTTCGACCATGTGTTCGGGGAAGACAGCTCCCAGGCGAGTGTTTTTGAGAAAATAGGAAGTCAGTTGGTGCATGCCGTTTGTTCTGGCTTCAACGCTACTATTCTTGCGTACGGGCAGAGTTCGAGCGGGAAAACGTACACAATCATTGGCGACCATGCTAGTGAGGAAGGCTTTAGCGACGGGGGCGCAGCTCACGGCGAAGGAATCCACAGCATCGACGCACAGCAAACCTGTGAAACCAGTGaacgccgcagaagaggagtGCCTGGCAGTGACCACGGGGATAGTCTGGGTGTTGTGAAGGGTACTCCCAGTTTGTCACACGATGGCATGGCAGATGGCAGCATTGGTAATGAGCGGACGCAAacgaggaagagagaggatgGAAAAACGTCAGGAAGTCCCAATGTAGGTGACGGCGACGGTTTGTTGCCGCGGATGATACAAGCTCTCTTCACGTGGATGAAGCACCATGAAGATCCACGTGTTAGGCGAAGGGTACTTGTTGCAGCTATCGAGATATATAACGAGAATGTCAGAGACCTGATAGGCGGAAAATGCGGACTGAAGATACAACGACGCAAGCACCGCAGAAAGGGTGAAGGGTGTGTGTCGATAGTGGGGCTGCAAGAAGAATCCCCTCAGTCTCCTGTCGAAGCGTTTGCAATACTTGACAAAACAATAAAAGCAAGACGTGCGGGATCTACAAGAATGAACGCTGAGTCCAGCCGCTCGCATTTCATCTTCTCCCTGACACTCGAAGAAACTCTCCTGGAAACAG GTGACTTGAAAGTGGGTCGCTTGACCGTCGTGGATTTGGCGGGGAGCGAGCGCGTGGCCAAGACCGGTAGTGTAGGCGCCACGCTTCAAGAGGGCTCAATGATCAATAAGAGTCTGACGTGTTTGGGAAAAGTAATTTCTACTCTTGGAGCAATTTCGGAAAGAGCGCATGACACGGGGTCTTCGggcccctccgccgccctctccacCGAGGGCTCTTTCACTGGTTCGTCTTCAGCGATTCCATCTGCGCcatcctcgtcgccgcctgttTCACAGGCCCAGCAGTCTACAGCCGCTTCCCTGCCTATTTCCTCGTTCGTTCCATACCGCGATTCCAAGCTCACTCGTGTGTTGCAGGATGCTTTAGGCGGCAACTCGAACACCTGTCTCATTCTCACGTGTTCGCCAGACGCCGTTCACATGAGTGAAAGCCTCTCGACCCTGCGATTCGGCCAGCGTGCGATGTGTGTGAGAAACACGCCCAAGGTGAATGTAGAGCGGGCTCACGATGAAAACGATGTGCCGGCGATAAAGAAACACCAGCAGATAATATTAGAATACGAAAAGTTCACTGCGCACCTGATGACGTGGGCTCACGAAATCCTCTTAAATCTCGTTCAAAGTCAGATCAGCCAGGGGGCGCCATATCCGGCTTACACAGCTGTGCATGATGGCCACGCACCTCCTGGTCTATCACTGTCTCCATTATCTTCCCCTCTTCACGCTTCTTCGTCACGTGATTTCAAAGAATCTCCACAGCAGGCTCAAGGACTATGTCGACTTCCATCTTCCCGCAATAAGACTCAGGGCCATACAATTGCCGCCTCGGGGGCGGAACACCTCAAGGATAATGGCCGCTCTTCTTTCGAGAAAACCGCAACTGATGCCCGATCTTCACGCGAAAGTCTTTTCTCAGCGCTCGAGAGCATTCTTTCAGCTATGCCTAGCGCACCTGAGTCCCTGATGCTGGCGCGGCCCCAGAAAGCAGACTTTCTGAGCAAAATAAAACAGAATGTAATTGACCTTCTCACTATGAGGGAgcacgacgaggacgaaatGCATGACAGAACAGGTGGCAGACATCCTAAAAACACAGCAATGGAGCTACAAAAAGTGGAAGGTGAACCTAAACTT GCACTTCGCGTGCAGCGAACAGAGATGAGCCGTGTTTCTCCTcagccgaggaagaagacgacaactacggagaagaaggcgcttgCGAGTGGTTTGGCGAATGGGGTGAACGAGAAACACAAGGCGTGCCCTTGGACGATGCCCACTCTACATGCCCATTTGCTTCACGTCCATGGCACTCACGCAGAAGTTGTAACGGCGACGAAGTACCATTGTCTTCAGCAGGTGCTCAAAATGATCCCGCACATCTGCTGTCACGAATTCAGGGCGAACTCAAAGCCTATAGACGCCTACGCGGGGCTTTTCGGCGTACATACCACACAAACAGGGCTTCATTTGCCCCTCTTGTAA
- a CDS encoding EF hand domain-containing protein (encoded by transcript BESB_056520), with amino-acid sequence MPLTGPLDLEAASQPTPVELEALRRVFNWMDADKDGKLSLQEISSALASLGHKMPKQEIEVIIWELDEDLDQHVSWDEFLVMYQRSINDPTGLEPRAFFNLVQFLMYDTNFAGEISVEQTLQILFVRFGREMLDQEIQAIFGEEEKGPDGQEKRITLSEYLERVQGRLNKQR; translated from the exons ATGCCGCTCACCGGCCCCCTCGACTTGGAGGCTGCGAGCCAGCCGACGCCTGTAGAGCTCGAGGCTCTCCGGCGCGTTTTCAACTGGATGGATGCTGACAAAGACGGGAAGCTCAGTCTGCAAGAGATCAGCAGTGCTCTTGCGTCGCTCGGGCACAAAATGCCCAAA CAAGAGATCGAAGTAATCATTTGGGAGCTCGACGAAGATCTGGACCAGCACGTAAGCTGGGACGAATTCCTCGTCATGTATCAAAGAAGCATCAACGATCCAACAG GATTGGAGCCGCGCGCTTTCTTCAACCTGGTTCAATTCCTCATGTACGATACAAACTTCGCCGGAGAAATCAGTGTTGAGCAGACGCTTCAAATACTTTTTGTTCGCTTCGGAAGAGAAATGCTCGACCAG GAAATCCAGGCAATTTTTGGTGAGGAGGAAAAGGGTCCTGACGGACAGGAAAAGCGAATCACGCTCTCAGAGTACTTGGAGAGAGTCCAGGGGCGCTTGAACAAGCAGAGGTAG